The Arachis ipaensis cultivar K30076 chromosome B07, Araip1.1, whole genome shotgun sequence genome includes a window with the following:
- the LOC107609119 gene encoding pentatricopeptide repeat-containing protein At4g18520, with protein MVEENEHQHEHKHALANWRRLLVLNKKWNSIRHFFFTRCQDRARNEDDPWTKDRLLWLANNLKQIDDDVQRHNDLIQIMKDKPSEISEIVSTFREDLTREFFVHLHTLVESYNDNPEVQNNFVRLWNTCLAAVEEYDAATQSIEALDDAQGNLKNMITSRGDASSQNIEILDVRCRCFGPELVARWLRSCYDMEEVGRIHAIILKCFRESATYVDNNLICSYLRLGNLTRARRVFDKMSRRDIVTWTAIIDGYLNYNLDDEALNLFRESIKHGVQANSNMLVCVMNLCGKRLDLELGKQIHAHILKSNWRNLIVDSAAVHFYARCGEMSSAFRTFDRMAERDVVCWTTMITACSQQRLGHESLLMFSQMLGDGFFPNEYTVCAALKACGENKELKFGTQLHGAIVKKICKSDVFVGTSLIDMYAKCGEVVNSKEVFDRMRVRNTATWTSIISGYARKGYGEEALSLFRLMKRKKVHVNKKTIASVTMACGSVKSLLSGKEVHAQIIKSVIHDNVYLGTSLVWFYCKCKEYSHAFKVLQHMPSRDVVLWTAIISGCAKLGLESEALQFLQEMMEEGVVPNAYTYSSLLKACANLEAPMQGRLIHSYASKTPALSNVFVNSALIYMYAKCGYVADALQVFDNMPERNLVSWKAMILGYARNGHCQEALKLMYRMQAEGFEVDDYILATVYTACGGGCEDIDWDIESSSRYWLSSESSAK; from the exons ATGGTGGAGGAGAATGAACACCAACATGAACACAAACATGCTTTGGCTAATTGGAGGAGGCTGCTGGTTCTGAACAAGAAATGGAACAGCATTAGGCACTTCTTCTTTACGCGCTGTCAGGATAGAGCGCGCAACGAAGATGATCCATGGACCAAGGACAGGCTTCTTTGGCTTGCAAACAATCTTAAACAG ATAGATGATGATGTCCAGAGACATAATGACCTTATTCAAATTATGAAAGACAAGCCATCGGAAATTAGTGAAATTGTCTCCACTTTTCGTGAAGACTTAACTAGAGAATTCTTTGTGCATCTTCATACATTAGTTGAATCTTACAATGACAATCCAGAAGTGCAAAATA ATTTCGTAAGGCTTTGGAACACATGCTTGGCTGCTGTAGAAGAATATGATGCTGCAACTCAAAGCATTGAAGCACTAGATGATGCACAGGGCAACCTTAAAAATATGATCACATCTCGTGGTGATGCTTCCAGCCAGAACATAGAAATTTTGGATGTGAGATGTCGATGCTTTGGTCCAGAGTTAGTAGCTCGTTGGCTGCGGTCTTGTTATGACATGGAAGAGGTTGGAAGGATACATGCAATCATATTGAAATGTTTTAGAGAGTCAGCTACATATGTTGATAATAATTTGATTTGTAGTTATTTGAGATTGGGTAATTTAACTCGGGCTCGTcgagtgtttgataaaatgtcaaGAAGGGACATAGTTACGTGGACTGCTATTATTGATGGGTATTTGAATTATAACCTGGATGATGAAGCTTTAAATTTGTTTCGAGAATCCATTAAACATGGGGTTCAAGCAAACAGCAATATGCTGGTGTGCGTCATGAATCTGTGTGGTAAAAGATTGGATTTAGAGCTGGGAAAACAAATTCATGCTCATATCTTGAAAAGTAACTGGAGGAATTTAATTGTTGATAGTGCAGCAGTTCATTTTTATGCAAGATGTGGGGAAATGTCGAGTGCATTTCGAACATTTGATCGAATGGCTGAGCGAGATGTGGTATGTTGGACAACCATGATTACTGCATGTTCCCAACAAAGGCTTGGGCATGAATCCTTGTTGATGTTCTCGCAAATGCTTGGTGATGGGTTCTTTCCTAATGAATACACTGTGTGCGCTGCACTAAAGGCTTGTGGAGAGAATAAAGAATTGAAATTTGGGACACAGCTGCATGGTGCCATAGTAAAGAAAATATGTAAGAGTGATGTTTTTGTTGGAACTTCCCTCATTGATATGTATGCAAAGTGTGGTGAAGTTGTGAATTCTAAAGAAGTTTTTGACAGAATGAGAGTTAGAAACACAGCTACTTGGACATCCATTATATCAGGATATGCTCGAAAGGGGTATGGCGAAGAGGCTCTAAGTTTGTTTCGATTGATGAAGAGGAAAAAGGTTCATGTTAATAAGAAGACAATTGCAAGTGTCACAATGGCTTGTGGCTCAGTGAAGTCTTTGCTGTCCGGAAAAGAAGTGCATGCACAGATAATCAAGAGCGTTATCCACGATAATGTTTACCTAGGAACCTCATTGGTATGGTTCTACTGCAAATGCAAAGAATACTCTCATGCTTTCAAGGTGCTCCAGCACATGCCTTCTAGGGATGTTGTCTTATGGACTGCCATTATCTCTGGGTGTGCCAAGCTTGGGCTTGAATCTGAGGCCTTACAGTTCTTGCAGGAAATGATGGAGGAAGGTGTGGTTCCAAACGCCTACACTTACTCGTCGCTGCTGAAAGCATGCGCAAATTTAGAAGCGCCAATGCAAGGGAGATTGATTCATTCCTATGCAAGCAAGACCCCTGCCTTGTCTAATGTATTTGTAAACAGTGCTTTGATCTACATGTATGCAAAATGTGGGTATGTTGCCGATGCCTTGCAAGTCTTCGACAACATGCCAGAGAGGAATTTAGTTTCTTGGAAAGCCATGATCTTAGGTTATGCAAGAAATGGGCATTGCCAAGAGG